A genomic window from Cricetulus griseus strain 17A/GY chromosome 4, alternate assembly CriGri-PICRH-1.0, whole genome shotgun sequence includes:
- the Trappc5 gene encoding trafficking protein particle complex subunit 5, giving the protein MEARFTRGKSALLERALVRPRTEVSLSAFALLFSELVQHCQSRVFSVAELQARLAALGRQVGARVLDALVAREKGARRETKVLGALLFVKGAVWKALFGKEADKLEQANDDARTFYIIEREPLINTYISVPKENSTLNCASFTAGIVEAVLTHSGFPAKVTAHWHKGTTLMIKFEEAVIARDRALEGR; this is encoded by the coding sequence ATGGAGGCTCGTTTCACACGCGGGAAGTCAGCGCTGCTGGAGCGTGCACTGGTGCGGCCGCGCACCGAGGTGAGCCTGAGTGCCTTTGCCCTTCTCTTCTCCGAGCTGGTGCAGCACTGTCAGAGCCGCGTCTTCTCAGTGGCCGAGCTTCAGGCACGCCTGGCTGCCCTAGGCCGCCAGGTGGGCGCCCGAGTCCTGGATGCCCTGGTGGCCCGTGAAAAGGGTGCCCGGCGTGAGACCAAGGTGCTGGGTGCGCTACTGTTCGTCAAGGGCGCAGTGTGGAAGGCTCTGTTTGGCAAGGAGGCCGACAAGCTGGAGCAGGCCAATGATGACGCCCGCACTTTCTACATCATTGAGAGGGAGCCGCTCATCAACACCTACATTTCGGTGCCCAAGGAGAACAGCACGCTCAACTGTGCCAGCTTCACGGCGGGCATTGTGGAGGCTGTGCTCACGCACAGCGGCTTCCCTGCCAAGGTTACAGCGCACTGGCACAAGGGGACCACACTCATGATCAAGTTCGAAGAGGCCGTTATCGCACGAGATCGGGCCCTGGAGGGACGCTGA